In one Nitrospirota bacterium genomic region, the following are encoded:
- a CDS encoding SHOCT domain-containing protein, with translation MYWRIYERGMEFGWLFIIIFSVLVILGIVHLVILVSGRKKKGTYGESPLHIIKRRYAKGEITKEEFENMKRDLTKE, from the coding sequence ATGTACTGGCGAATTTATGAACGTGGAATGGAGTTTGGATGGTTGTTTATAATCATCTTCTCGGTATTGGTTATCCTGGGGATTGTCCATCTTGTAATTTTGGTTAGCGGCCGCAAGAAAAAGGGAACTTATGGCGAATCCCCGCTTCATATTATCAAGAGACGATATGCAAAAGGAGAGATAACGAAAGAAGAATTCGAAAACATGAAGAGGGATCTTACAAAGGAATAG
- a CDS encoding sulfite exporter TauE/SafE family protein: MNFEAIIIGCITGFLSAFFGIGGSSVDTPVLRTFLDLPPLIALGTPLPLAVLTSTIASFAYKREHLVNFRIALYSLIVGVPGMVLGSYLTAYLSGKFLMLLTAVVLCLVGVDFIIKNITEKTFALGKTFSPPPAYYIVAVVAVIGILSGVLANGGGIFLVPAYVVFFRMKIKEAIATSLLTVAVMALPGSIIHYYLGHIDMTISTFMAIGVIPMAYIGARLDIRTRSKTVMLLYGIVMVVFSIYFFISQLRA, encoded by the coding sequence GTGAATTTTGAGGCGATTATTATCGGCTGCATCACTGGGTTTTTATCAGCCTTTTTCGGCATCGGAGGCAGCAGTGTCGACACACCGGTGCTCAGGACGTTCCTTGACCTTCCACCGCTTATCGCTCTGGGGACACCTTTGCCGTTGGCGGTCTTGACTTCTACCATTGCCTCTTTTGCTTACAAAAGAGAGCATCTGGTCAATTTCAGGATTGCCCTTTACAGCCTTATTGTAGGGGTACCAGGAATGGTTTTGGGCTCTTATCTTACTGCCTATCTTTCAGGGAAGTTCCTCATGCTCCTGACGGCTGTTGTGCTCTGCCTTGTTGGGGTTGATTTTATAATCAAAAATATTACGGAAAAGACCTTTGCATTGGGAAAAACTTTTTCCCCGCCACCGGCGTATTACATAGTTGCCGTTGTTGCCGTCATCGGTATTCTATCGGGGGTTCTTGCCAACGGAGGTGGTATATTTCTTGTGCCAGCCTATGTCGTTTTCTTCCGTATGAAAATAAAGGAGGCGATAGCCACGTCACTTCTCACAGTGGCTGTAATGGCCCTTCCGGGGAGCATCATACATTACTATCTCGGTCATATAGATATGACGATAAGCACTTTCATGGCCATTGGAGTGATCCCGATGGCATATATTGGCGCACGGCTGGACATCAGGACCAGATCAAAAACAGTCATGCTGCTCTACGGCATCGTTATGGTAGTTTTTTCCATTTATTTCTTTATAAGCCAGTTGAGGGCATAA
- a CDS encoding substrate-binding domain-containing protein translates to MLDRSTGEIELTVPPVDNVLDLHGDPLRADLAIFLSGNQWMVMEELLAAFYQGYPEVKNIFYETIPPGILLQQIRHGAIRVGELVISVPPDIYTAGREEMESLLKDGFIKEYVPYAKNHLAIMVPEGNPRGIIDWQDLGRPGVRVVMPNPEAEGVGRLILKAMEKTGGPELVETVMGEKVTNGETFLTRIHHRQTLLLLMDGKADAGPVWISEALYQKRIGSPLGYVTIPEAQNQSGTYFIAIVEKTVQHKVAAEAFLDFMKGRQAQDIYAGYGFSRVD, encoded by the coding sequence ATGTTAGATCGTAGCACAGGAGAGATTGAATTAACCGTGCCTCCGGTGGATAATGTCCTTGACCTGCACGGAGACCCCCTGCGTGCCGATCTCGCTATCTTTCTGAGCGGCAACCAGTGGATGGTGATGGAGGAATTGCTTGCTGCATTTTATCAGGGATATCCTGAAGTCAAGAATATCTTTTATGAGACCATCCCTCCAGGAATACTCTTGCAGCAGATCCGCCACGGTGCAATAAGGGTGGGGGAGTTAGTTATCAGCGTGCCACCAGATATCTATACGGCAGGCAGAGAGGAGATGGAGTCCCTGTTAAAAGACGGTTTTATCAAGGAGTATGTCCCTTACGCAAAAAACCATCTGGCCATCATGGTACCTGAAGGTAACCCAAGGGGCATTATAGACTGGCAGGATTTAGGACGTCCGGGAGTGCGGGTGGTTATGCCCAATCCTGAGGCTGAGGGGGTTGGCCGCCTGATTCTCAAGGCCATGGAGAAAACAGGAGGGCCTGAACTTGTAGAGACTGTGATGGGGGAAAAGGTGACCAATGGGGAGACCTTTCTCACCCGGATTCACCACCGCCAGACTCTCCTTCTTCTCATGGATGGAAAGGCGGATGCCGGGCCGGTATGGATCAGCGAAGCACTCTACCAGAAGAGGATAGGAAGCCCTCTGGGCTATGTAACCATACCGGAAGCACAGAACCAGAGCGGCACATATTTTATTGCGATTGTAGAGAAGACCGTGCAGCACAAAGTTGCGGCAGAGGCATTTCTTGACTTCATGAAGGGCAGGCAGGCTCAGGATATATACGCCGGCTATGGATTTAGCAGGGTGGATTGA